In the Sphaerodactylus townsendi isolate TG3544 linkage group LG10, MPM_Stown_v2.3, whole genome shotgun sequence genome, one interval contains:
- the FBXW7 gene encoding F-box/WD repeat-containing protein 7 isoform X3, producing the protein MNQELLSVGSKRRRTGGSVRGNASSSQADEEQMNRVVEEEEQQQLHQQEEVHVARNGEIGGGEPGLGHRNESQQGLEENNNRFIAIDEEYSGNQEEEEDDAHAGEQEEEEEMEEEEEMDQDSDEFDQSDESSRDDEHTTSNSVTNSNSIMDLAIHQQSSPFYIKSKSPKFGKSYYLSN; encoded by the coding sequence ATGAATCAGGAACTGCTGTCTGTTGGCAGCAAGAGACGACGAACTGGTGGGTCTGTTCGCGGTAATGCTTCCTCCAGCCAAGCGGATGAGGAGCAGATGAATCGagttgtggaggaggaggagcagcaacaGTTACATCAACAAGAGGAGGTACATGTTGCAAGGAATGGAGAAATAGGCGGAGGGGAACCTGGACTTGGCCATAGAAATGAATCCCAGCAAGGATTAGAAGAGAACAACAACAGGTTTATTGCGATAGACGAAGAATACTCTGGGaaccaagaggaggaggaagatgatgcACATGCTggtgaacaggaggaggaggaggagatggaggaagaggaagaaatggaCCAGGACAGTGATGAGTTTGATCAGTCTGACGAAAGCAGCAGAGACGATGAACATACCACTAGTAATAGTGTTACAAATTCAAATAGTATCATGGACTTAGCAATACATCAGCAGTCATCTCCATTCTACATAAAGTCAAAG